In the Euphorbia lathyris chromosome 5, ddEupLath1.1, whole genome shotgun sequence genome, one interval contains:
- the LOC136231091 gene encoding disease resistance protein RUN1-like isoform X2 produces the protein MAFPPFVHQWKNDVFLSFRGKDTRSSFTSHLYHALCSKGISTFIDGKIERGEEIKPAIVDAIKGSRIFIVVFSPDYASSSYCLDELLVMLSATDSKSQLLFPIFYMVDPADVERQTGQFGEAMVKLEAQFSGNMEKVKRWKTALTKAAKFSGYPLDNNGDEAKFIQTIVENVSTKLNRTLLHVAEHPVGLEYHAREVISMLSIGFKDVRMVGICGTGGIGKTTIAKAIYNRIANQFEGRCFLENVRKTSEQYIVQLQETLLFEVLGDKNIPVGNFSRGINCIKERLCNKRVLIVVDDVDNVDQVKKLAAVNWFGSGSRIIITTRDEHLLVFHDVKRVHKIKELCPRDALVLFSWNAFKSQQPPDDYLKLSQIVVNYAKGLPIALVVLGSFLCGRKVPEWESEIAKLERNPKREIYEVLKISYDGLDNNEKAIFLDIACFFNGMEKDVVIKILDACDFNPVIGLQVLVEKNLINIENDKIQMHALLQSMGKQVVFQQSPKPNKRSRLWFHEDVREVLMGNMGTDDIEGILLDLPELEEIRLNDEAFVKMKRLRILLVRNAHITGGLLDLPNELRWLEWPACPLLSMPSGFCARKLVGLNMHHSSIKHLGIEFKNYNYLKFMDLRDCEFFVETPDFSAIPNLERKLETFPDIVGEMKWLEKVSLNGTAIKVLPSSIENLSGLKVLILTYCKSLTSLPSSIYKLEHLKRVLLEGCSNFCNFPLPPDVQSFSVFRMLRCLDLRNCNLLEINFLMEHNCFSMLKDLDLSGNEFASIPPSIRLFNNLRTLKLSKCKNVQEIPELPPNVKRVEARDCESLERFSQLARVFRCTKGERANRLHDIDFSNCQKLAENEGKFLETALHSKGFRQDLRIEIFLPGSEIPEWFSYRSEKDSISFQVPSHECEKVTALVLCAILSPKDGGAANISRQVFINGHNVIMFSRQFFSLESDHVWLYYLPRRSIRVLHQKQNGLVDFKVSFEVLGRSMGLIPKRCGVYLVSRQDEVANNPSVSLSLSCQIESMSVDLKRSCDNDLEQNVHSKTKKRTTEELLPTDHVGLNKVEIPQ, from the exons ATGGCTTTTCCTCCTTTCGTTCATCAATGGAAGAACGATGTGTTCTTGAGTTTCAGAGGAAAAGACACTCGCTCTAGCTTCACTAGCCATCTCTACCACGCTTTATGTAGCAAAGGAATCAGCACTTTCATCGATGGCAAGATTGAAAGAGGAGAGGAGATTAAGCCTGCGATTGTTGACGCGATTAAAGGCTCCAgaatttttattgttgttttctCTCCAGATTATGCATCGTCTTCTTATTGCTTGGATGAATTATTGGTGATGCTTTCTGCTACTGACTCCAAGTCGCAGCTTCTTTTCCCAATCTTTTACATGGTTGATCCAGCAGACGTTGAACGCCAAACTGGTCAGTTTGGGGAAGCCATGGTTAAACTTGAAGCTCAGTTTAGTGGCAATATGGAGAAAGTGAAACGCTGGAAAACAGCTCTAACTAAAGCTGCCAAGTTTTCTGGTTATCCTTTGGATAATAATGG GGATGAAGCTAAATTTATTCAAACCATCGTTGAAAATGTTTCAACGAAATTGAATCGCACATTATTGCATGTTGCTGAACACCCTGTTGGGTTAGAATACCATGCCCGGGAGGTGATTTCTATGTTAAGCATTGGATTTAAAGATGTACGCATGGTTGGGATATGCGGAACTGGTGGAATAGGCAAGACAACTATTGCCAAAGCCATTTACAACAGAATTGCCAATCAGTTTGAAGGCAGATGTTTccttgaaaatgttagaaaaacATCAGAACAATACATTGTTCAACTACAAGAAACCCTGCTGTTTGAGGTATTAGGCGACAAAAATATACCAGTGGGGAACTTTTCTAGAGGAATCAATTGCATAAAGGAGAGATTATGCAATAAAAGGGTGCTGATTGTAGTtgatgatgtggataatgtggACCAAGTGAAAAAATTAGCAGCAGTGAATTGGTTTGGTTCAGGAAGTAGAATCATCATTACAACTAGAGATGAACATTTGCTTGTTTTTCATGATGTGAAAAGAGTACATAAAATTAAGGAATTATGTCCTCGTGATGCTCTTGTTCTTTTTAGCTGGAATGCATTTAAAAGTCAACAGCCTCCAGATGATTATCTAAAACTTTCACAAATTGTAGTGAATTACGCTAAAGGTCTGCCAATAGCTCTTGTGGTGTTGGGCTCTTTTTTGTGCGGAAGAAAGGTGCCTGAATGGGAGAGTGAAATAGCCAAGCTGGAAAGAAACCCAAAAAGGGAGATATATGAAGTACTCAAAATAAGCTATGATGGCCTTGACAACAATGAGAAGGCCATTTTCCTTGACATTGCATGTTTTTTTAATGGAATGGAGAAAGATGTGGTAATAAAAATTCTAGATGCATGTGATTTCAACCCCGTGATTGGATTACAAGTTCTTGTTGAGAAGAACTTGATAAATATAGAAAACGATAAGATACAAATGCATGCATTACTACAATCAATGGGCAAGCAAGTTGTATTCCAGCAATCTCCCAAACCTAATAAGCGTAGCAGATTGTGGTTTCATGAGGATGTTCGTGAGGTCCTGATGGGAAATATG GGAACTGATGATATTGAAGGCATATTGCTAGACCTACCTGAACTTGAAGAGATAAGGTTGAATGATGAAGCATTTGTCAAAATGAAAAGACTTAGAATATTATTAGTCCGCAATGCCCATATTACTGGTGGCCTTTTGGATCTCCCTAATGAGTTAAGGTGGCTTGAATGGCCAGCATGCCCTTTGTTGTCCATGCCATCTGGATTTTGTGCAAGAAAACTTGTTGGACTTAACATGCATCATAGCTCCATCAAGCACTTGGGGATCGAATTCAAG AATTACAATTATCTGAAATTTATGGATTTGAGAGATTGTGAATTTTTCGTAGAAACACCAGacttctcagccattccaaatcTTGAAAG AAAACTTGAGACATTTCCGGATATTGTGGGAGAGATGAAATGGCTGGAGAAAGTTTCTCTAAACGGGACTGCAATAAAAGTTCTTCCTTCATCAATTGAAAACCTTAGTGGGCTCAAGGTCTTAATTCTGACATATTGCAAAAGCCTCACCAGTCTTCCTAGCAGCATTTATAAATTGGAACATCTGAAGCGTGTACTTCTTGAAGGCTGCTCAAACTTTTGCAATTTTCCACTGCCTCCTGATGTTCAATCCTTTTCAGTATTCCGTATGTTAAGATGTCTGGATCTAAGAAACTGCAATCTATTGGAAATCAATTTCCTAATGGAGCACAATTGTTTTTCCATGTTGAAGGATTTGGATCTGTCAGGAAATGAATTTGCTAGCATTCCCCCAAGTATTCGCCTATTTAATAACTTGAGGACCCTCAAGTTATCCAAATGTAAGAATGTCCAAGAAATTCCAGAGCTTCCACCAAATGTTAAAAGAGTAGAAGCTCGAGATTGTGAATCACTCGAAAGATTTTCACAACTAGCAAGGGTTTTCAGATGTACAAAAGGCGAGAGGGCAAACAGACTTCACGACATTGACTTCTCCAACTGCCAAAAACTAGCAGAAAATGAGGGCAAATTTTTGGAGACTGCATTGCACAGTAAG GGATTTCGTCAGGACCTCCGAATTGAGATATTTCTTCCTGGAAGTGAAATTCCAGAGTGGTTCAGCTATCGCAGTGAAAAAGATTCAATATCTTTCCAAGTACCTTCGCATGAATGTGAGAAAGTCACAGCATTGGTTCTGTGTGCTATTTTAAGTCCAAAGGATGGTGGGGCAGCAAATATTTCTCGTCAAGTTTTCATCAATGGTCATAATGTGATCATGTTTTCAAGACAGTTCTTTTCGTTGGAGTCAGATCATGTATGGTTATATTATCTTCCACGTCGTTCTATCAGAGTCTTGCATCAGAAGCAGAATGGTTTAGTCGACTTCAAGGTCTCATTTGAAGTCCTTGGAAGATCTATGGGTTTGATCCCGAAAAGGTGCGGGGTCTATCTGGTTTCTAGGCAAGATGAGGTAGCAAATAACCCAAGTGTTAGTCTATCTCTGAGTTGTCAAATTGAATCGATGTCCGTTGATCTCAAGAGAAGCTGTGATAATGACTTGGAGCAAAATGTTCATTCAAAGACTAAGAAGAGGACAACTGAAGAGTTGCTACCTACTGATCATGTTGGCTTGAACAAAGTGGAGATTCCACAGTAG
- the LOC136228796 gene encoding probable mannitol dehydrogenase: MSVEHKAFGWAATDSSALLSPFNFSRRENGDEDVTIKILYCGVCHSDLHSCRNDWGFSRYPMVPGHEIVGTVTKVGGNVKKYKSGDKVGVGVIVGSCMSCEYCNNDLENYCPKPIFTYNDTYHDGTRTQGGYSDIIVVHQHFVLRFPDSLPADAGAPLLCSGITVYSPMKYYGMTEAGKHLGVVGLGGLGHVAVKIAKAFGLKVTVISSSPKKEIEAITTLGADAFLISTDPAKMKAGIGSMDYIIDTVSAVHALAPLLSLLRPNGKLVTLGLPEKPLELPIFPLVLGRKLVGGSDIGGIKETQEMLDFCAKHNITADVEVIRMDEINTAMDRLAKSDVKYRFVIDVGNSLSQL; this comes from the exons ATGTCAGTTGAACACAAGGCTTTTGGTTGGGCTGCTACTGATTCTTCCGCCCTTCTTTCTCCCTTCAATTTCTCTCGCAG GGAAAACGGTGATGAAGATGTGACTATAAAAATACTTTACTGTGGGGTGTGTCATTCTGACTTGCATTCTTGTAGGAATGATTGGGGCTTTTCTCGTTACCCTATGGTTCCAGG GCATGAAATAGTTGGTACAGTCACAAAAGTTGGAGGTAATGTGAAGAAATACAAAAGTGGTGATAAGGTTGGTGTGGGTGTGATAGTAGGCTCATGCATGTCTTGCGAGTACTGCAACAATGACTTGGAAAATTACTGCCCAAAACCCATATTTACCTACAATGACACATACCATGATGGAACAAGAACACAGGGTGGGTATTCTGATATCATTGTTGTTCACCAGCACTTTGTTCTTCGCTTTCCGGATAGCTTGCCTGCTGATGCGGGTGCACCTCTGTTATGTTCCGGGATCACTGTATATAGCCCCATGAAATACTATGGAATGACAGAAGCCGGTAAGCATTTGGGAGTTGTAGGACTGGGTGGGCTTGGACATGTTGCTGTCAAGATTGCTAAAGCCTTTGGATTGAAAGTTACTGTCATTAGTTCCTCACCAAAGAAAGAGATTGAAGCTATTACTACACTTGGTGCTGATGCATTTCTTATCAGCACTGACCCTGCAAAGATGAAG GCTGGTATTGGTAGTATGGATTACATCATTGACACAGTGTCTGCAGTTCATGCTTTGGCACCACTTCTTAGTttgctgaggccaaatggaaaACTTGTGACTTTGGGGTTACCTGAGAAGCCACTAGAACTGCCTATTTTTCCTCTAGTTTTAG GGAGGAAGCTTGTTGGAGGAAGTGATATTGGGGGAATAAAAGAGACTCAGGAGATGCTAGACTTCTGTGCAAAGCATAACATAACTGCAGATGTGGAAGTGATAAGAATGGATGAAATCAACACAGCTATGGATAGGCTTGCCAAATCTGATGTCAAATACCGCTTTGTGATTGATGTGGGAAACTCCCTCTCTCAGTTATGA
- the LOC136231091 gene encoding disease resistance protein Roq1-like isoform X3 — MAFPPFVHQWKNDVFLSFRGKDTRSSFTSHLYHALCSKGISTFIDGKIERGEEIKPAIVDAIKGSRIFIVVFSPDYASSSYCLDELLVMLSATDSKSQLLFPIFYMVDPADVERQTGQFGEAMVKLEAQFSGNMEKVKRWKTALTKAAKFSGYPLDNNGDEAKFIQTIVENVSTKLNRTLLHVAEHPVGLEYHAREVISMLSIGFKDVRMVGICGTGGIGKTTIAKAIYNRIANQFEGRCFLENVRKTSEQYIVQLQETLLFEVLGDKNIPVGNFSRGINCIKERLCNKRVLIVVDDVDNVDQVKKLAAVNWFGSGSRIIITTRDEHLLVFHDVKRVHKIKELCPRDALVLFSWNAFKSQQPPDDYLKLSQIVVNYAKGLPIALVVLGSFLCGRKVPEWESEIAKLERNPKREIYEVLKISYDGLDNNEKAIFLDIACFFNGMEKDVVIKILDACDFNPVIGLQVLVEKNLINIENDKIQMHALLQSMGKQVVFQQSPKPNKRSRLWFHEDVREVLMGNMGTDDIEGILLDLPELEEIRLNDEAFVKMKRLRILLVRNAHITGGLLDLPNELRWLEWPACPLLSMPSGFCARKLVGLNMHHSSIKHLGIEFKNYNYLKFMDLRDCEFFVETPDFSAIPNLERLNLGGCSNLIEVHESVGYLDNLEFLSFEFCTNLRRLPSKFKLRSLRTLLLVGCRKLETFPDIVGEMKWLEKVSLNGTAIKVLPSSIENLSGLKVLILTYCKSLTSLPSSIYKLEHLKRVLLEGCSNFCNFPLPPDVQSFSVFRMLRCLDLRNCNLLEINFLMEHNCFSMLKDLDLSGNEFASIPPSIRLFNNLRTLKLSKCKNVQEIPELPPNVKRVEARDCESLERFSQLARVFRCTKGERANRLHDIDFSNCQKLAENEGKFLETALHRISSGPPN; from the exons ATGGCTTTTCCTCCTTTCGTTCATCAATGGAAGAACGATGTGTTCTTGAGTTTCAGAGGAAAAGACACTCGCTCTAGCTTCACTAGCCATCTCTACCACGCTTTATGTAGCAAAGGAATCAGCACTTTCATCGATGGCAAGATTGAAAGAGGAGAGGAGATTAAGCCTGCGATTGTTGACGCGATTAAAGGCTCCAgaatttttattgttgttttctCTCCAGATTATGCATCGTCTTCTTATTGCTTGGATGAATTATTGGTGATGCTTTCTGCTACTGACTCCAAGTCGCAGCTTCTTTTCCCAATCTTTTACATGGTTGATCCAGCAGACGTTGAACGCCAAACTGGTCAGTTTGGGGAAGCCATGGTTAAACTTGAAGCTCAGTTTAGTGGCAATATGGAGAAAGTGAAACGCTGGAAAACAGCTCTAACTAAAGCTGCCAAGTTTTCTGGTTATCCTTTGGATAATAATGG GGATGAAGCTAAATTTATTCAAACCATCGTTGAAAATGTTTCAACGAAATTGAATCGCACATTATTGCATGTTGCTGAACACCCTGTTGGGTTAGAATACCATGCCCGGGAGGTGATTTCTATGTTAAGCATTGGATTTAAAGATGTACGCATGGTTGGGATATGCGGAACTGGTGGAATAGGCAAGACAACTATTGCCAAAGCCATTTACAACAGAATTGCCAATCAGTTTGAAGGCAGATGTTTccttgaaaatgttagaaaaacATCAGAACAATACATTGTTCAACTACAAGAAACCCTGCTGTTTGAGGTATTAGGCGACAAAAATATACCAGTGGGGAACTTTTCTAGAGGAATCAATTGCATAAAGGAGAGATTATGCAATAAAAGGGTGCTGATTGTAGTtgatgatgtggataatgtggACCAAGTGAAAAAATTAGCAGCAGTGAATTGGTTTGGTTCAGGAAGTAGAATCATCATTACAACTAGAGATGAACATTTGCTTGTTTTTCATGATGTGAAAAGAGTACATAAAATTAAGGAATTATGTCCTCGTGATGCTCTTGTTCTTTTTAGCTGGAATGCATTTAAAAGTCAACAGCCTCCAGATGATTATCTAAAACTTTCACAAATTGTAGTGAATTACGCTAAAGGTCTGCCAATAGCTCTTGTGGTGTTGGGCTCTTTTTTGTGCGGAAGAAAGGTGCCTGAATGGGAGAGTGAAATAGCCAAGCTGGAAAGAAACCCAAAAAGGGAGATATATGAAGTACTCAAAATAAGCTATGATGGCCTTGACAACAATGAGAAGGCCATTTTCCTTGACATTGCATGTTTTTTTAATGGAATGGAGAAAGATGTGGTAATAAAAATTCTAGATGCATGTGATTTCAACCCCGTGATTGGATTACAAGTTCTTGTTGAGAAGAACTTGATAAATATAGAAAACGATAAGATACAAATGCATGCATTACTACAATCAATGGGCAAGCAAGTTGTATTCCAGCAATCTCCCAAACCTAATAAGCGTAGCAGATTGTGGTTTCATGAGGATGTTCGTGAGGTCCTGATGGGAAATATG GGAACTGATGATATTGAAGGCATATTGCTAGACCTACCTGAACTTGAAGAGATAAGGTTGAATGATGAAGCATTTGTCAAAATGAAAAGACTTAGAATATTATTAGTCCGCAATGCCCATATTACTGGTGGCCTTTTGGATCTCCCTAATGAGTTAAGGTGGCTTGAATGGCCAGCATGCCCTTTGTTGTCCATGCCATCTGGATTTTGTGCAAGAAAACTTGTTGGACTTAACATGCATCATAGCTCCATCAAGCACTTGGGGATCGAATTCAAG AATTACAATTATCTGAAATTTATGGATTTGAGAGATTGTGAATTTTTCGTAGAAACACCAGacttctcagccattccaaatcTTGAAAGGTTAAATCTTGGAGGTTGTTCGAATTTGATTGAGGTTCACGAGTCTGTTGGATATCTTGATAATCTTGAATTTCTAAGCTTTGAATTCTGCACTAACCTGAGAAGGCTTCCCAGTAAGTTCAAATTGAGATCACTTAGAACGCTTCTTCTCGTTGGCTGCAGAAAACTTGAGACATTTCCGGATATTGTGGGAGAGATGAAATGGCTGGAGAAAGTTTCTCTAAACGGGACTGCAATAAAAGTTCTTCCTTCATCAATTGAAAACCTTAGTGGGCTCAAGGTCTTAATTCTGACATATTGCAAAAGCCTCACCAGTCTTCCTAGCAGCATTTATAAATTGGAACATCTGAAGCGTGTACTTCTTGAAGGCTGCTCAAACTTTTGCAATTTTCCACTGCCTCCTGATGTTCAATCCTTTTCAGTATTCCGTATGTTAAGATGTCTGGATCTAAGAAACTGCAATCTATTGGAAATCAATTTCCTAATGGAGCACAATTGTTTTTCCATGTTGAAGGATTTGGATCTGTCAGGAAATGAATTTGCTAGCATTCCCCCAAGTATTCGCCTATTTAATAACTTGAGGACCCTCAAGTTATCCAAATGTAAGAATGTCCAAGAAATTCCAGAGCTTCCACCAAATGTTAAAAGAGTAGAAGCTCGAGATTGTGAATCACTCGAAAGATTTTCACAACTAGCAAGGGTTTTCAGATGTACAAAAGGCGAGAGGGCAAACAGACTTCACGACATTGACTTCTCCAACTGCCAAAAACTAGCAGAAAATGAGGGCAAATTTTTGGAGACTGCATTGCACA GGATTTCGTCAGGACCTCCGAATTGA
- the LOC136231091 gene encoding disease resistance protein Roq1-like isoform X1, translating to MAFPPFVHQWKNDVFLSFRGKDTRSSFTSHLYHALCSKGISTFIDGKIERGEEIKPAIVDAIKGSRIFIVVFSPDYASSSYCLDELLVMLSATDSKSQLLFPIFYMVDPADVERQTGQFGEAMVKLEAQFSGNMEKVKRWKTALTKAAKFSGYPLDNNGDEAKFIQTIVENVSTKLNRTLLHVAEHPVGLEYHAREVISMLSIGFKDVRMVGICGTGGIGKTTIAKAIYNRIANQFEGRCFLENVRKTSEQYIVQLQETLLFEVLGDKNIPVGNFSRGINCIKERLCNKRVLIVVDDVDNVDQVKKLAAVNWFGSGSRIIITTRDEHLLVFHDVKRVHKIKELCPRDALVLFSWNAFKSQQPPDDYLKLSQIVVNYAKGLPIALVVLGSFLCGRKVPEWESEIAKLERNPKREIYEVLKISYDGLDNNEKAIFLDIACFFNGMEKDVVIKILDACDFNPVIGLQVLVEKNLINIENDKIQMHALLQSMGKQVVFQQSPKPNKRSRLWFHEDVREVLMGNMGTDDIEGILLDLPELEEIRLNDEAFVKMKRLRILLVRNAHITGGLLDLPNELRWLEWPACPLLSMPSGFCARKLVGLNMHHSSIKHLGIEFKNYNYLKFMDLRDCEFFVETPDFSAIPNLERLNLGGCSNLIEVHESVGYLDNLEFLSFEFCTNLRRLPSKFKLRSLRTLLLVGCRKLETFPDIVGEMKWLEKVSLNGTAIKVLPSSIENLSGLKVLILTYCKSLTSLPSSIYKLEHLKRVLLEGCSNFCNFPLPPDVQSFSVFRMLRCLDLRNCNLLEINFLMEHNCFSMLKDLDLSGNEFASIPPSIRLFNNLRTLKLSKCKNVQEIPELPPNVKRVEARDCESLERFSQLARVFRCTKGERANRLHDIDFSNCQKLAENEGKFLETALHSKGFRQDLRIEIFLPGSEIPEWFSYRSEKDSISFQVPSHECEKVTALVLCAILSPKDGGAANISRQVFINGHNVIMFSRQFFSLESDHVWLYYLPRRSIRVLHQKQNGLVDFKVSFEVLGRSMGLIPKRCGVYLVSRQDEVANNPSVSLSLSCQIESMSVDLKRSCDNDLEQNVHSKTKKRTTEELLPTDHVGLNKVEIPQ from the exons ATGGCTTTTCCTCCTTTCGTTCATCAATGGAAGAACGATGTGTTCTTGAGTTTCAGAGGAAAAGACACTCGCTCTAGCTTCACTAGCCATCTCTACCACGCTTTATGTAGCAAAGGAATCAGCACTTTCATCGATGGCAAGATTGAAAGAGGAGAGGAGATTAAGCCTGCGATTGTTGACGCGATTAAAGGCTCCAgaatttttattgttgttttctCTCCAGATTATGCATCGTCTTCTTATTGCTTGGATGAATTATTGGTGATGCTTTCTGCTACTGACTCCAAGTCGCAGCTTCTTTTCCCAATCTTTTACATGGTTGATCCAGCAGACGTTGAACGCCAAACTGGTCAGTTTGGGGAAGCCATGGTTAAACTTGAAGCTCAGTTTAGTGGCAATATGGAGAAAGTGAAACGCTGGAAAACAGCTCTAACTAAAGCTGCCAAGTTTTCTGGTTATCCTTTGGATAATAATGG GGATGAAGCTAAATTTATTCAAACCATCGTTGAAAATGTTTCAACGAAATTGAATCGCACATTATTGCATGTTGCTGAACACCCTGTTGGGTTAGAATACCATGCCCGGGAGGTGATTTCTATGTTAAGCATTGGATTTAAAGATGTACGCATGGTTGGGATATGCGGAACTGGTGGAATAGGCAAGACAACTATTGCCAAAGCCATTTACAACAGAATTGCCAATCAGTTTGAAGGCAGATGTTTccttgaaaatgttagaaaaacATCAGAACAATACATTGTTCAACTACAAGAAACCCTGCTGTTTGAGGTATTAGGCGACAAAAATATACCAGTGGGGAACTTTTCTAGAGGAATCAATTGCATAAAGGAGAGATTATGCAATAAAAGGGTGCTGATTGTAGTtgatgatgtggataatgtggACCAAGTGAAAAAATTAGCAGCAGTGAATTGGTTTGGTTCAGGAAGTAGAATCATCATTACAACTAGAGATGAACATTTGCTTGTTTTTCATGATGTGAAAAGAGTACATAAAATTAAGGAATTATGTCCTCGTGATGCTCTTGTTCTTTTTAGCTGGAATGCATTTAAAAGTCAACAGCCTCCAGATGATTATCTAAAACTTTCACAAATTGTAGTGAATTACGCTAAAGGTCTGCCAATAGCTCTTGTGGTGTTGGGCTCTTTTTTGTGCGGAAGAAAGGTGCCTGAATGGGAGAGTGAAATAGCCAAGCTGGAAAGAAACCCAAAAAGGGAGATATATGAAGTACTCAAAATAAGCTATGATGGCCTTGACAACAATGAGAAGGCCATTTTCCTTGACATTGCATGTTTTTTTAATGGAATGGAGAAAGATGTGGTAATAAAAATTCTAGATGCATGTGATTTCAACCCCGTGATTGGATTACAAGTTCTTGTTGAGAAGAACTTGATAAATATAGAAAACGATAAGATACAAATGCATGCATTACTACAATCAATGGGCAAGCAAGTTGTATTCCAGCAATCTCCCAAACCTAATAAGCGTAGCAGATTGTGGTTTCATGAGGATGTTCGTGAGGTCCTGATGGGAAATATG GGAACTGATGATATTGAAGGCATATTGCTAGACCTACCTGAACTTGAAGAGATAAGGTTGAATGATGAAGCATTTGTCAAAATGAAAAGACTTAGAATATTATTAGTCCGCAATGCCCATATTACTGGTGGCCTTTTGGATCTCCCTAATGAGTTAAGGTGGCTTGAATGGCCAGCATGCCCTTTGTTGTCCATGCCATCTGGATTTTGTGCAAGAAAACTTGTTGGACTTAACATGCATCATAGCTCCATCAAGCACTTGGGGATCGAATTCAAG AATTACAATTATCTGAAATTTATGGATTTGAGAGATTGTGAATTTTTCGTAGAAACACCAGacttctcagccattccaaatcTTGAAAGGTTAAATCTTGGAGGTTGTTCGAATTTGATTGAGGTTCACGAGTCTGTTGGATATCTTGATAATCTTGAATTTCTAAGCTTTGAATTCTGCACTAACCTGAGAAGGCTTCCCAGTAAGTTCAAATTGAGATCACTTAGAACGCTTCTTCTCGTTGGCTGCAGAAAACTTGAGACATTTCCGGATATTGTGGGAGAGATGAAATGGCTGGAGAAAGTTTCTCTAAACGGGACTGCAATAAAAGTTCTTCCTTCATCAATTGAAAACCTTAGTGGGCTCAAGGTCTTAATTCTGACATATTGCAAAAGCCTCACCAGTCTTCCTAGCAGCATTTATAAATTGGAACATCTGAAGCGTGTACTTCTTGAAGGCTGCTCAAACTTTTGCAATTTTCCACTGCCTCCTGATGTTCAATCCTTTTCAGTATTCCGTATGTTAAGATGTCTGGATCTAAGAAACTGCAATCTATTGGAAATCAATTTCCTAATGGAGCACAATTGTTTTTCCATGTTGAAGGATTTGGATCTGTCAGGAAATGAATTTGCTAGCATTCCCCCAAGTATTCGCCTATTTAATAACTTGAGGACCCTCAAGTTATCCAAATGTAAGAATGTCCAAGAAATTCCAGAGCTTCCACCAAATGTTAAAAGAGTAGAAGCTCGAGATTGTGAATCACTCGAAAGATTTTCACAACTAGCAAGGGTTTTCAGATGTACAAAAGGCGAGAGGGCAAACAGACTTCACGACATTGACTTCTCCAACTGCCAAAAACTAGCAGAAAATGAGGGCAAATTTTTGGAGACTGCATTGCACAGTAAG GGATTTCGTCAGGACCTCCGAATTGAGATATTTCTTCCTGGAAGTGAAATTCCAGAGTGGTTCAGCTATCGCAGTGAAAAAGATTCAATATCTTTCCAAGTACCTTCGCATGAATGTGAGAAAGTCACAGCATTGGTTCTGTGTGCTATTTTAAGTCCAAAGGATGGTGGGGCAGCAAATATTTCTCGTCAAGTTTTCATCAATGGTCATAATGTGATCATGTTTTCAAGACAGTTCTTTTCGTTGGAGTCAGATCATGTATGGTTATATTATCTTCCACGTCGTTCTATCAGAGTCTTGCATCAGAAGCAGAATGGTTTAGTCGACTTCAAGGTCTCATTTGAAGTCCTTGGAAGATCTATGGGTTTGATCCCGAAAAGGTGCGGGGTCTATCTGGTTTCTAGGCAAGATGAGGTAGCAAATAACCCAAGTGTTAGTCTATCTCTGAGTTGTCAAATTGAATCGATGTCCGTTGATCTCAAGAGAAGCTGTGATAATGACTTGGAGCAAAATGTTCATTCAAAGACTAAGAAGAGGACAACTGAAGAGTTGCTACCTACTGATCATGTTGGCTTGAACAAAGTGGAGATTCCACAGTAG